The following proteins are co-located in the Natator depressus isolate rNatDep1 chromosome 4, rNatDep2.hap1, whole genome shotgun sequence genome:
- the RASSF6 gene encoding ras association domain-containing protein 6 isoform X1 → MKKVTMKSQHLPCAVSINEDKYITRDQLNSLLKTYNYFYADQENLQLSCNQPEGSKPVIEGILAIFWGVRCPIWLKIQDEKQIPPFVTLKSPERVGLFPSKRGMMRWGEVHNLHHISEERPSSSVEPPNHEKGCSSYESSTLKPRSVQELNSLTPHRTRAMSDAAQVRKRENSPTIARKDVETHRFSINGHFYNYETSVFTPAFGSETKIRINSNMKTGEVIEQLLQKFKIENSPQEFALYIIHASGEKKRLKNTDTPLLERLLQGPSEKIAQFFLMDKNAEEVTSDVAQYLKFHVPLLESFLHKLDEEEEREIQQTIAKYVREKDIIRQHLDSKIVIKTETTV, encoded by the exons ATGAAGAAAGTGACTATGAAATCGCAACATCTACCATGTGCTGTTTCCATCAATGAGGACAAGTACATTACTAG GGATCAACTTAACTCTTTACTGAAGACGTATAACTATTTTTATGCTGACCAAGAGAATCTGCAGCTCTCCTGTAATCAG CCAGAAGGCAGCAAACCAGTTATCGAAGGAATCCTGGCTATTTTTTGGGGAGTACGTTGTCCCATCTGGTTAAAAATCCAAGATGAGAAGCAAATTCCCCCTTTTGTGACTCTGAAGTCGCCGGAGCGTGTGGGTTTGTTCCCTAGTAAAAG GGGGATGATGCGCTGGGGAGAAGTTCATAATCTCCATCACATTAGCGAAGAGAGACCAAGTTCTTCAGTAGAACCCCCAAACCATGAGAAAG GTTGCTCCTCTTATGAGAGCAGCACCCTGAAGCCTAGGAGTGTGCAGGAGCTCAACTCCCTGACCCCTCACAGAACCAGAGCCATGAGTGATGCTGCACAAGTGAGGAAAAGGGAAAATTCCCCCACAATAGCAAGAAAAGACGTGGAAACACACAGGTTCTCCATTAATGGGCATTTCTACAACTACGAG ACATCGGTTTTCACTCCAGCCTTTGGATCAGAAACTAAAATAAGAATAAACAGTAACATGAAAACAGGAGAGGTGATTGAGCAACTACTGCAGAAATTTAAG ATTGAAAACAGTCCACAAGAATTTGCACTTTATATCATCCACGCATCAGGAG AAAAGAAAAGGCTCAAGAACACAGACACTCCGCTGCTGGAGAGACTTTTACAGGGTCCCTCAGAAAAGATTGCCCAATTTTTTCTCATGGACAAGAATGCAGAAGAAGTTACCAGTGAT GTTGCTCAGTACCTTAAATTTCATGTTCCTCTTCTGGAATCCTTTCTGCACAAACTAGATGAAGAAGAAGAACGGGAGATTCAACAGACAATTGCAAA
- the RASSF6 gene encoding ras association domain-containing protein 6 isoform X2 → MRQSRDLDLGLPHPRDQLNSLLKTYNYFYADQENLQLSCNQPEGSKPVIEGILAIFWGVRCPIWLKIQDEKQIPPFVTLKSPERVGLFPSKRGMMRWGEVHNLHHISEERPSSSVEPPNHEKGCSSYESSTLKPRSVQELNSLTPHRTRAMSDAAQVRKRENSPTIARKDVETHRFSINGHFYNYETSVFTPAFGSETKIRINSNMKTGEVIEQLLQKFKIENSPQEFALYIIHASGEKKRLKNTDTPLLERLLQGPSEKIAQFFLMDKNAEEVTSDVAQYLKFHVPLLESFLHKLDEEEEREIQQTIAKYVREKDIIRQHLDSKIVIKTETTV, encoded by the exons atgaggcagagcagggacttggatctgggtctcccacatcccag GGATCAACTTAACTCTTTACTGAAGACGTATAACTATTTTTATGCTGACCAAGAGAATCTGCAGCTCTCCTGTAATCAG CCAGAAGGCAGCAAACCAGTTATCGAAGGAATCCTGGCTATTTTTTGGGGAGTACGTTGTCCCATCTGGTTAAAAATCCAAGATGAGAAGCAAATTCCCCCTTTTGTGACTCTGAAGTCGCCGGAGCGTGTGGGTTTGTTCCCTAGTAAAAG GGGGATGATGCGCTGGGGAGAAGTTCATAATCTCCATCACATTAGCGAAGAGAGACCAAGTTCTTCAGTAGAACCCCCAAACCATGAGAAAG GTTGCTCCTCTTATGAGAGCAGCACCCTGAAGCCTAGGAGTGTGCAGGAGCTCAACTCCCTGACCCCTCACAGAACCAGAGCCATGAGTGATGCTGCACAAGTGAGGAAAAGGGAAAATTCCCCCACAATAGCAAGAAAAGACGTGGAAACACACAGGTTCTCCATTAATGGGCATTTCTACAACTACGAG ACATCGGTTTTCACTCCAGCCTTTGGATCAGAAACTAAAATAAGAATAAACAGTAACATGAAAACAGGAGAGGTGATTGAGCAACTACTGCAGAAATTTAAG ATTGAAAACAGTCCACAAGAATTTGCACTTTATATCATCCACGCATCAGGAG AAAAGAAAAGGCTCAAGAACACAGACACTCCGCTGCTGGAGAGACTTTTACAGGGTCCCTCAGAAAAGATTGCCCAATTTTTTCTCATGGACAAGAATGCAGAAGAAGTTACCAGTGAT GTTGCTCAGTACCTTAAATTTCATGTTCCTCTTCTGGAATCCTTTCTGCACAAACTAGATGAAGAAGAAGAACGGGAGATTCAACAGACAATTGCAAA
- the RASSF6 gene encoding ras association domain-containing protein 6 isoform X3, translating into MQGPLISPEGSKPVIEGILAIFWGVRCPIWLKIQDEKQIPPFVTLKSPERVGLFPSKRGMMRWGEVHNLHHISEERPSSSVEPPNHEKGCSSYESSTLKPRSVQELNSLTPHRTRAMSDAAQVRKRENSPTIARKDVETHRFSINGHFYNYETSVFTPAFGSETKIRINSNMKTGEVIEQLLQKFKIENSPQEFALYIIHASGEKKRLKNTDTPLLERLLQGPSEKIAQFFLMDKNAEEVTSDVAQYLKFHVPLLESFLHKLDEEEEREIQQTIAKYVREKDIIRQHLDSKIVIKTETTV; encoded by the exons ATGCAAGGCCCACTAATATCA CCAGAAGGCAGCAAACCAGTTATCGAAGGAATCCTGGCTATTTTTTGGGGAGTACGTTGTCCCATCTGGTTAAAAATCCAAGATGAGAAGCAAATTCCCCCTTTTGTGACTCTGAAGTCGCCGGAGCGTGTGGGTTTGTTCCCTAGTAAAAG GGGGATGATGCGCTGGGGAGAAGTTCATAATCTCCATCACATTAGCGAAGAGAGACCAAGTTCTTCAGTAGAACCCCCAAACCATGAGAAAG GTTGCTCCTCTTATGAGAGCAGCACCCTGAAGCCTAGGAGTGTGCAGGAGCTCAACTCCCTGACCCCTCACAGAACCAGAGCCATGAGTGATGCTGCACAAGTGAGGAAAAGGGAAAATTCCCCCACAATAGCAAGAAAAGACGTGGAAACACACAGGTTCTCCATTAATGGGCATTTCTACAACTACGAG ACATCGGTTTTCACTCCAGCCTTTGGATCAGAAACTAAAATAAGAATAAACAGTAACATGAAAACAGGAGAGGTGATTGAGCAACTACTGCAGAAATTTAAG ATTGAAAACAGTCCACAAGAATTTGCACTTTATATCATCCACGCATCAGGAG AAAAGAAAAGGCTCAAGAACACAGACACTCCGCTGCTGGAGAGACTTTTACAGGGTCCCTCAGAAAAGATTGCCCAATTTTTTCTCATGGACAAGAATGCAGAAGAAGTTACCAGTGAT GTTGCTCAGTACCTTAAATTTCATGTTCCTCTTCTGGAATCCTTTCTGCACAAACTAGATGAAGAAGAAGAACGGGAGATTCAACAGACAATTGCAAA